In the Rhodothermales bacterium genome, one interval contains:
- a CDS encoding T9SS type A sorting domain-containing protein, with the protein VGPLSAYGIDAGDIDGNGTLELIGAGRGYDGQDYDAGRKPKYLRIAEWIGSQGGDPEDPANYRLSEVEFDITPYDTLFNVVVCDSAGTITVYHENAGDFGAFPTNRPEEISPTSVSFLGDADGDGMIEVAVGFYGINDSLATIDQVWDGGAGFYRRSVRSRVAAQQRPVFRIFELTESFGVNTEARIVLPTDYHLSSNYPNPFNPSTQFSFTLPIDKTVSVRVFDVAGRLVRTLVDGQRLPAGTHTATWDGLGDGGMPVASGSYVYTLQYGNFRLARKMTLLK; encoded by the coding sequence TCGTGGGCCCCCTCAGTGCATACGGCATCGATGCCGGAGACATCGACGGCAACGGCACGCTCGAACTCATAGGCGCAGGACGCGGCTATGACGGACAGGACTACGATGCCGGAAGAAAGCCAAAATATCTTCGCATCGCGGAGTGGATCGGCAGTCAGGGCGGGGATCCTGAAGACCCCGCAAACTACAGGCTCAGCGAGGTCGAGTTTGATATTACTCCTTACGACACGCTCTTCAACGTCGTCGTTTGCGACTCCGCCGGTACGATCACGGTGTACCATGAGAACGCCGGCGACTTTGGTGCCTTCCCAACGAACCGCCCGGAAGAGATTTCTCCGACTAGCGTTTCCTTCCTCGGCGATGCAGATGGAGATGGCATGATCGAGGTGGCCGTCGGGTTCTACGGAATCAACGATTCACTTGCGACGATTGACCAGGTCTGGGATGGCGGCGCAGGGTTCTACCGCCGCAGTGTTCGCAGCAGGGTGGCCGCCCAACAACGGCCCGTGTTCAGAATATTCGAGCTCACCGAGTCTTTCGGTGTGAATACGGAAGCGCGGATCGTCTTGCCGACCGACTATCATCTCTCGTCGAACTATCCGAACCCGTTCAATCCGTCGACGCAATTTAGCTTCACGCTGCCGATCGACAAGACGGTTAGTGTACGGGTCTTCGACGTTGCCGGGCGCCTGGTCAGAACGCTTGTCGACGGACAGCGACTTCCGGCGGGCACGCATACCGCCACGTGGGACGGTCTGGGTGACGGGGGTATGCCTGTTGCCAGCGGTTCGTACGTGTACACGCTGCAGTATGGCAATTTTCGACTGGCTCGGAAGATGACTCTGCTGAAGTAA